A single Clavibacter nebraskensis NCPPB 2581 DNA region contains:
- a CDS encoding ABC transporter substrate-binding protein: MIPTSRTRALAGLGALAATTLLLTGCTSATPEASATPVSGGTLVYASGDAEPECLDPHVGGNYPQALVSSQFLEPLVSLDGKGGITPWLADSWTWSDDGLGLELKLRQGVTFTDGTPFDADAVVANIRHVQDPATLSSTGYLALQAITDATAVDASTVRLTLSTPDSALLESLSQPWLAMESPAGIARGTDANCAQPIGTGPFRVERWDRQQSISLVRNDAYASPPADAAHSGPAYLERIDWRFLPDAASRYAALQSGEVDVIDNAQPDAIASATAGGALGELDAPRPGAANRIELNSGQAPFDDERVREAFIRSADVDAGITALFQGTAERSYSPLASTEPAAVSDPDLFGIDADRAAQLLDEAGWSAKDADGIRTKDGQRLTLRFPVSTNQSIPAEQSLFEQIQATTKQVGFDVQLEPMDLASWYAALGDDAYELVSAPYTKAGPDVLRILYDTSGITPAPSGYFANHAKVSVPEIDQALAEARATTDLDRRNALYADVQRRVMAGYWILPLYDQQNHFLHGTAVQGLRALPSVSTPTLYDTWLAR; this comes from the coding sequence ATGATCCCCACCTCGCGCACCCGCGCCCTCGCGGGCCTCGGCGCCCTCGCCGCGACCACCCTCCTCCTCACCGGCTGCACCTCGGCCACCCCGGAGGCGTCGGCCACGCCCGTCTCCGGCGGAACGCTCGTCTACGCGTCGGGCGACGCCGAGCCCGAGTGCCTCGACCCCCACGTCGGCGGCAACTACCCGCAGGCGCTCGTCTCCTCCCAGTTCCTCGAGCCGCTCGTGTCGCTCGACGGGAAGGGCGGGATCACGCCGTGGCTCGCCGACAGCTGGACCTGGAGCGACGACGGGCTGGGGCTCGAGCTGAAGCTGCGCCAGGGCGTGACGTTCACCGACGGAACGCCGTTCGACGCGGACGCGGTGGTCGCGAACATCCGCCACGTGCAGGACCCCGCGACGCTCTCCTCCACCGGCTACCTCGCGCTGCAGGCGATCACGGACGCGACCGCGGTCGACGCGTCCACCGTGCGGCTCACCCTCTCGACCCCCGACAGCGCGCTGCTGGAGTCGCTCTCGCAGCCGTGGCTCGCCATGGAGTCGCCCGCCGGGATCGCCCGCGGCACCGACGCGAACTGCGCGCAGCCCATCGGCACCGGTCCCTTCCGCGTGGAGCGCTGGGACCGCCAGCAGTCGATCTCGCTCGTGCGCAACGACGCCTACGCGTCGCCGCCCGCCGACGCCGCGCACAGCGGCCCCGCGTACCTCGAGCGCATCGACTGGCGCTTCCTGCCGGACGCGGCCTCCCGCTACGCGGCGTTGCAGAGCGGCGAGGTCGATGTGATCGACAACGCGCAGCCGGACGCGATCGCCTCCGCCACGGCGGGCGGCGCGCTCGGCGAGCTCGACGCGCCGCGGCCCGGCGCCGCGAACCGCATCGAGCTGAACTCGGGCCAGGCGCCCTTCGACGACGAGCGCGTGCGCGAGGCGTTCATCCGCTCGGCCGACGTCGACGCGGGGATCACCGCGCTCTTCCAGGGCACCGCCGAGCGCTCGTACTCGCCACTCGCGAGCACGGAGCCGGCCGCCGTCTCCGACCCGGACCTCTTCGGCATCGACGCCGACCGCGCGGCCCAGCTCCTCGACGAGGCGGGCTGGTCCGCGAAGGACGCCGACGGGATCCGCACCAAGGACGGCCAGCGCCTCACGCTGCGCTTCCCCGTGAGCACCAACCAGTCGATCCCGGCCGAGCAGTCGCTGTTCGAGCAGATCCAGGCCACCACCAAGCAGGTCGGCTTCGACGTGCAGCTCGAGCCCATGGACCTCGCCTCCTGGTACGCGGCGCTCGGCGACGACGCGTACGAGCTCGTGAGCGCGCCGTACACGAAGGCCGGTCCCGACGTGCTGCGGATCCTCTACGACACCTCCGGCATCACGCCCGCGCCGAGCGGCTACTTCGCCAACCACGCCAAGGTGTCGGTGCCGGAGATCGACCAGGCGCTCGCCGAGGCGCGCGCCACGACCGACCTCGACCGGCGGAACGCGCTCTACGCCGACGTGCAGCGGCGCGTGATGGCCGGGTACTGGATCCTGCCGCTCTACGACCAGCAGAACCACTTCCTGCACGGCACCGCCGTCCAGGGCCTGCGCGCCCTGCCGTCCGTCTCCACGCCGACGTTGTACGACACCTGGCTCGCCCGGTGA
- a CDS encoding TetR/AcrR family transcriptional regulator — MTSARPAGRPRRSSRATLEEAAAELFLENTYAATTVEQIAQRAGVSRATFFNYFGSKADLLWAGLDDTLRACGEALASVDPAVPVVDGVVDALIGAARSRGEGWLPLALTQHEVMGLGADVAGEGVARAAPLVDPVAQALARGTGRRASSGQVRVAASIVAAATAAAVVAWASDGVGRGPLEDVVRRALDPLRTALAASLA, encoded by the coding sequence ATGACCTCCGCCCGTCCCGCCGGCCGCCCGCGCCGATCGTCGCGCGCGACGCTCGAGGAGGCGGCCGCGGAGCTCTTCCTCGAGAACACCTACGCCGCGACGACCGTCGAGCAGATCGCCCAGCGCGCCGGGGTCAGCCGGGCCACGTTCTTCAACTACTTCGGCTCCAAGGCCGACCTCCTGTGGGCGGGGCTCGACGACACCCTGCGCGCGTGCGGCGAGGCGCTCGCATCGGTGGATCCCGCCGTCCCCGTCGTCGACGGCGTGGTCGACGCGCTCATCGGCGCCGCCCGCTCCCGCGGCGAGGGCTGGCTGCCGCTCGCCCTCACGCAGCACGAGGTGATGGGCCTCGGCGCCGATGTCGCGGGGGAGGGCGTGGCGCGGGCGGCGCCGCTCGTGGATCCCGTCGCCCAGGCCCTCGCGCGCGGCACCGGTCGTCGCGCGTCGTCGGGGCAGGTGCGCGTGGCGGCGTCGATCGTCGCCGCGGCCACGGCGGCGGCCGTCGTGGCGTGGGCGTCGGACGGCGTGGGTCGGGGACCGCTGGAGGACGTGGTCCGCCGGGCGCTGGATCCGCTCCGTACGGCCCTCGCCGCCTCCCTCGCCTGA